gaagcatattttggtttttagttgtgttgtgagcatttagtcatgaattaaaatgaaggaaatggttgttgtttcatgttcttttgatgaaaaatggaagataggtgaagttgagccaaacaaatgagcatgcatgtgccttagatgttaaagggaaaaatcggctaacatgttgtgctttaaaatgatgaaatggagattatacttaagtaaaatcatagatatgtgatgattgattggtgatatacatgtttaaataacatgcatgcaagttatgtgtgaaagagtgatttggtaataaatctgcttgggacagcagcagtaacgtgactttggaaaatcaccataaattgtgagagatgagttagacgGTGAATAacttatgtaattaaagcttaatgagtctagtttcaaatgcaataaactagaacatattttgaattctgtacaatgagaaatttgattcgtaatgaagagtggtcggattagtcaaacagtgaaacatgggaaactttaagaaaaatctggtattgattggccaaaccaaaaattctgaaaattttatggatataagatatatgagtctattttcagggaaaattaacggcacttgatttggagtttcgtagctccagttataaatgatttagtaactgttgctcaggaagacagcttgcagtgaaattatgattatgtggtaaacattgacaaaaatttgttaatgagttgcttattgatttcttataagcttactatgatctgtaggtgtggttggccgaatattgtaaggggttaatacgtagttcgtatttgaatagttagattaacgtgttagtaatccaattgtaggcagttcgtgtgtggatctcgtcagcatatcgtcgcaaacaggtgtgtaactaacaccctctttcttagtctggatcggcaaaagtcgaaaagccgaaatgccgaaaatcggtattttgtagatttgcgagtgtgcgaatgctcgtgaggtaaatcgattaatgtttttggtaagctgcaaaatttggactataaagtgcatgatttctgtgccatcgatatttttgggcttaatgggccaaaattggaatgatgggccaacgggcgcAATTCGGTAAGAatcctcggtacgtgattctgtagtacgtgaaaggtagaaatatgcatgaaaaaccctaaaatagataaattactgaaatacttttaaaagtggaaaatttacagttttacccctaagagataaattaccgaaatacccctagggttaaattgacttaaatgcatgtttgatcgttgttatttatcgcatgccatgttgttattatctgatgcatgggattgggatattgacggaggaagaaatctgaaagtggcttgtccacgattggaggctttgcctcaatttatcgataattgagcagcaaggtcaagaatcgtggagtgttgggtgggtggcttgagctattcccacatggagtgtatggtggtatgggtggagtgtagtggttggtgggttgagtagtctccccaaatgggcttgcatatgtttcttgatgttgcatgtattttgaaatgggcctatgggccatctcattatctgaataagggctttgcctcaacttatgataatcgagcaaagcaaggcaagaactgtggagtgttaatgggtggcttgagctattcccacatggagtgtatggctggtatgggtggagtgtagtggttggtgggttgagtagtctcccaaatgggcttgcatatgtttcttgatgttgcatgtattttgaaatgggcctatgggccatcttgttatctgaataagggctaaggcccgctttattgtaatctgaaaagggctcgcctagtatcatcattactgaatgggcttaggcccaatgggcttgagtgacttgggttttgaatgggttttccttacactgagtttcccaaactcacccttttattttcatccacgcagtaatccccaaccatagtgggcttggagtcgtgagggaatcttgagtggccacccgctcgaaagtttgattttcttccgtgaactagacatcctttttttacgtttgaagttttaggtttttaaatgtaataaggccgcttaattatttttgatggtgttaatatgtgttactaagataagtattacttattttaactgttgaagttggaaagctttaggacgcgttttcaaaaacaacaattgatttcaaaataatacgacaataagcaaagcttccgcaatgaaagtattttccaaaattaatcacttttcctaaaaatgacctaatcaaaatcggtttcctagaaatatccatgacgttaaggtatggcaatggcggtatgcatgtctaggattggatccgaagggagcttggtacttaagcagtccgatggactcaccacctcttttccggtttcctacttggtgcacagcttccattcactttaacctataatgaaattatcttttaaaacactaagtaagttttttctggatcaacaatataaaatgttttgaacgcttcgatatggcatgtcggatccggtcataacgtctgggccgggtttggggtgttacacactatcTTTAATCCTAATACAACAAGTGGTTTAAGAAAGGTAATCAGTACCGTATGGTAGATGTACCGTTTTTCTATTGATACTGATACATATTAATACCAGTATGTTTTGGTATACCGTTCTGTATTTAcctttatttttgtataattattagtttaattttatatGTAATAGTAAATATATCATATAATACTATTTTTGAAAGGTATCATACTATTATTTATtactaataataaataaaataatatttttataaaaataaattttatttattcatttattaacaATTTTAgttattatcaatatatatattaaaatataatataattcttatttaaattaaatttgtagattaaattaatattattttaagcttgtaaaatcccaaaacTTATCTGTCGAGATGTTTTGTTTTTCCATATgagattttaattttgttttttttattctcttttctctcttcttccttctttttcttttctcttaccGTAGCCAGTTCGTCTTTTTCGGTCGCAACAGACAAAACAGGTCGGAATATGTCAGTACAGGTGAAATAGGCCAAACTTTGAGACATAATGAATCATATATTATATTGCTCCAGTTTACGTTCGAAACGGAGTATATCAACTGGTACAACTGGTACCGGAACGAAACCAACTGCCATGGATCTAAGACCTATCACAGCTTGATATAGTATATCAACTAGTACAATTGGTACCGGAACGAAACCAACCGCCATGGATCTAAGTCCTATCACAGCTTGATATATAAACTTCACTTTTATATCTAAATCTAGATCACTCACTTCTAAAGTTTTCTCATGAAAGCTTAAACTGTGAACCAAACAATAAACTTGTTTATATTCTCAATGCACCTTCCATAACAAGTTTCTCAATGAATAAGTGTTATAAACTTTCAATACAAAActcatacaaatttcttcaaaTATATAAGACTTTGAGATTTGTTAAAATAGTAGATCAATTAcaataaattttctttaaaaaattgcAATTAAAATAACATAcccaatatattaataaaatccaAGATAAAATAGAATTGTTCGATATAAGTCTTCAATGCAGTCCTAATCTAAATTCTTTATTTCAAAGGATTAGATTGCTTGATCCGATCTAATCTAATTTTCAAAATATGTTGCTTCAAATAGATCGTCATTCATATGAGTTATCATACTTCTGCAATATCAACAAAATTTACGCCTTAAAGATTTTGTttcaaaaaaatacaaacataaaAATTGACAAGATGGGTGTGATTTATGGATTTCTTTCTAAttgaattatttaataaaaacataaattaaatgttaaatagatattaattattgtatttatttaaattataacatttatttGACTTGATGGTATATATAGGGATCAAAGAATGGATTGTATGAAATTATGATTCCACGTCATCCCTATCTCTTTTTATTAGGATAATGGCAAAGTAggttttctttgtatttttaaattttaattgaatcaaattttaattGAGATTTAATTTGGGTTGAAGTATATCATGTtgatgagtaataaaaaaaaaaaaaagagagagcagTTTGATGatataaaacaagaaaaaaagaaaaaatcaatgACTGATCACTCATTTCTTATATATGCACATAGATGGAATGCAAGAACAGAACATGAACAACATCCAGAGTTCTAGACATCATTAATTATCAAAATGTCCCTACCAAAAAATGCTAATCAAGTGAAAATCTTGTCATCTCTCATCACTTGCGTTTATTTTGGGAAAAAACTAGCTGCTTGAAAATTGTCTgaaagtgaatatatatatgtatatatatataagcataataaGAACATGAAGCATTGAATGAAGGGTTCTTGGAGCTGATCTATTATTCAGTAGCAGCCCAATCTTTTCGGATATCAAATGTATAGTTGATCTCCAAGTAGCACTTGTTATCATCATCAAGGAACTGAAACCATTACAACATACTATGTCACTCGAATTTAGACATAATCAATGTCGGATACAAGTATGTTATCATACAAACCTTTGATTTTGCAGTGTATGATCCTCTAGCCAAAAAACCAGAAGGGGCTGTCTCTTCGGGCATTTCATGTGTATAAGGCTCTAACTGAGGACTAAAAGTTCCAATCATATCTTTTGTGCTGTCAACTGAAACCCCAAAAGAAAAGGATTGAATTTTATTATGTTGGAAACAGTTTTGGGGGAtgaattattattacttattgaGAGGGTTTAGAATTAATGTTTACCTTTGACGCCAGTTTTCCAGACAGTGTTGGTGTACCTGAGACCAGATACAATGTTGTTGCTAACTTGGAAAGAGAACTTCAAGCGATAATGGCTAGCTTCTTTCAGTGTAAACCATAAACCCTCGGGCTTTCCATCTGCAGGGATTGAAAGAACTATGTCTTCCCTATCTGGTGACACGATTGCCACACTAAGGAACTTCACTTCCGGTTCAAGTGTTTCTGTAATAAAATGGAGACCATTATTTCCATGTCAAATTCTGCAAATTCTTTAAAATtagctcatatatatatacacacaatcTAACTAAACATAATAAGTACCTCCAATGTTGTTAATATCCACACCTCCAAGAAGCTGTTCTTTCCATTTCCTTAAGCTCTCATCATCCTACACTCACGCAACGATCACCAACATAGaataatgatagtaaaattttagGCATTCATGCATGCATGTAAAATGTAATGGATATGTGTGTGtgtaaaccaaaaaaaaaaaaaaaagaagatttaaCCTTATCTTTTTCAAGCTGTTCTTTGAGAGTGTACTGAGGACCCAAATGCAAATTGCGATTCTCCTCTTCGTTATCATCATCGCTCTCTGGACGGTGGTTGGTGGTCGTTTTTTCAGCAGAGACCGCTTTGTCATCCATATTACTGGAACTTGGACCAGCTCCAACGGCCAAAGACATCAACTGCTCATCCAACACAACATCAAAATGCAGTACCAAACATCAAAGCGTTGTCGAGGAGAGACAGCTAacgagaataataataataatgatcaaTGTCTGTGGATAAGAAGACAGAAGAAAAGAGTCATGAAATCAAAGGACGCCATGGGAAAGACATGATGTGTCTGCAACTATTGGTCCACTTTTGGTTTTTGATTttgttgaaaaaaaaatcaaaaatgaaGGAAGGATGCAAAGGCTAAAAGAGAGTGTAAGGGGGCGGGTAGGTTTTTGAGGTGGTCGTGGTCCTTGGTTGTTGGAACATGGAAAGGGTTAAGAAATGGTCATCTGGTGACCCGAAATAATAGTAGTGTCCCATGTCACAAATGGAAAGCTTCAGTTATTAGGCATGGAAGGAAGAGCTTGAGTGTAGGGAGAGATCGTTTCTATCTCACAATATTGCCTCAAATTATGGGTGTTCCCATTAGCTAGCGATCTGATTATACGATATCATCACAATGGcctcatttaattttattttaggtttaaaacaatatttataaaaaaaaaatcaagtgcATAATCTCAAAATCccacatttttattaaaaataaaattgatatatATTCTCCTATCCAATTAAAATAAGAAGTTCTATCCAATTAAAATAAGAAGTCGAATTGTCCAAGTAAACAAGAGCAAAGTCAGAAAATTTTTCTAGGGGCCGAAATTATATTGTAAAAAAACTGTAATTTCACCatttgaataaaatttataatttttaaagggttaaatcaaattttattatttttagaaggacaaagtgtaattttacctttatttaaaaattttaaatggcctaaataaaaaaattttattttaagggGGCCAGAACCCTGCCAGCCCCTAACTACGCCCCTCCAAGCCAACTATTCATTGACTCTTTAATAAAAGattttatacatataaagtatatcCTATTTTGTTGGCAATTTTGACTTGTACAAGGATAAGATATAAATATTTCCAATTAAGTAGCAAATAGAGGATACATTGGACATGTTTTTGTGAACAAACAAAAACTATATTTGAAAGAGTTTATCGTTATCCAATTGAGGTGACAATTTTGACTTGAATTAAAAGTTTTACTTCGATCAGAACTTCTTGATATCTTAAAGGATAAATTGTTGATCAGATTTACTTTAGGAGATTTATTTACCATAAAGTTAATCATGTACTCAGTATTTTGACACTCTTTTCTCAGACATTCTTTGAAGAGTTTAATTGATTGTATTACGAGGTTTTAGGAGAGTGATTGTAATAATTGGGATCAACTTTGAAGCTGCAATTATTTACTGGTCTGAGGGCAAATTGGACTTAATTCAAGAGTTCTATTATGTTAATGGTTAATAAAATCATTCTTTGAGTGAGACTGTAACACACTCTAACCCTAAACTATCactagaacagggttacgaggcattaccggacaatcgGACAATTTACgattaatattcaaataattatcgaacatattatattataaaataattataaagtcTCTTGATTGGACCCTTAaggcccaaaatacatattagaggGGAATTTGGACTTGTTCGGGTGCTATGAGGatattttttttaactcaatataacccttttataaatatctaaccttccctgcaatttcaaatCGGGACCAATTCAAAACCAATATTTcaaccaatgcaatttcatgtttaatcgtattaaaatcatacctataacattaatttgataatttactctatgaacatttatattaccattaaaaattaaattagaatttcatTCATTCCATTCTAAATTTAACACCAATtatatcatgtatatcatataaattttcataccatttcattagtttaa
Above is a genomic segment from Gossypium arboreum isolate Shixiya-1 chromosome 8, ASM2569848v2, whole genome shotgun sequence containing:
- the LOC108468410 gene encoding rho GDP-dissociation inhibitor 1-like; the protein is MSLAVGAGPSSSNMDDKAVSAEKTTTNHRPESDDDNEEENRNLHLGPQYTLKEQLEKDKDDESLRKWKEQLLGGVDINNIGETLEPEVKFLSVAIVSPDREDIVLSIPADGKPEGLWFTLKEASHYRLKFSFQVSNNIVSGLRYTNTVWKTGVKVDSTKDMIGTFSPQLEPYTHEMPEETAPSGFLARGSYTAKSKFLDDDNKCYLEINYTFDIRKDWAATE